Genomic segment of Paenibacillus sp. FSL R5-0623:
AATGACTTCAATATTACTCTTCGTATAAAAAGTAACGACCGCTCCTGCCGCAATATCACCATGGAAACCCGTCGCGGAGAAGAAACGATAATTGAAGCTGCGCAGCGTACAGCTAGCATCATTGGTGAAATGAACTGGAAGCTGAAGGGATAGCCGCGGCATTTTTCGCTGATCCGATCTGGGTTGAACAACCCGTCTTTTCACATTACGTAACATATCGTCATAAGCCGTATCCCACAGATTCATCTGCTCTGGCAATGAGTGTTTACGGTCGTAGATGATTTGCATGTATTGGCGGTTATCATTCTCATCAATCGGCTGAACCGTTGCGGAGTAACGCCAGCCCTCTCCATCCTGTTTCACATAAACGATGACTGCATCGAGATTGGCCTCATACCGGTCGGTTTTGACAACCAGTGAGATGATCTTCTGCTCAGCCAAATAAATGGGATAAGGAACATAGAAGGCAATACCTTGCTCAGATACATCCACCGTCTTGGCCTGATAACGCAGATTGTTGGCTTGGTCATGAATCGTCACATCCTCCTGCGCCCGAATCCGTTCTGTCTCCCGGTACGCACGGCGGCCGATCATGAAGAACAGGGCGTAACACAGCGCAATCATGTTATGAATCAGCCAGAAAATAATGATACTGCTGAAGAACAGCGCAATGCCGTACTTGCCATTGACATACCGAATCACGGCTGCAATGGAAAGCAACAGCAAGAAGATATGCGGAAGTGCATATAACAGAGCAGACATCCATTGTCGACCGCTTGCTCTGCTTTTGTTGGTGACCTTGAATTTTTTCTCGCGAATTCCCAGCGTCTCCAGGAGAACCGGCCAGATCAAGTAAGGCATGAATATGGTATCGATAACCTGACTCCATCGCTGATTCCGAATATTGCTGGATAAATATCGCATGGATACACTATAGAAGAAATAAGATGGAAGCCAGAATATTAGGATTTGCCAGAAGGTTGTGTTCACAATCTGGAAGTCGAATAACGCAAATAAAATAGGTGCCAAAATGAAAATCAACCGGTTAAAGAAGGACCACCAGTATAAGAAACTGCTTAAGTAGGTCACTCTCGTCCAGAAAGGCAGCTTTCCAGATATGGGTGCACGCGTATTCTGCAGGCTCTGAATGATACCCCGTGCCCAACGAATTCGTTGTTTAATCATGCTCTTCACTGTTGTTGTTGTCTGCCCGGCAGCTTGAACCTCTTGAGTCGCATAGGTAATATAACCTTCCTGCTGCAAGCGGATGCTTGTCTCAAAGTCCTCGGTGATTGTATTGAGCGGAAAACCTCCGATGTCTTCCATACCCTGCCGGGAAATGATCGTATTACTTCCTGTATAGGCTACTGCATTGGAAGCATTACGCAGGATGTTTACTTCTCTGGAGAAGAAATCCTGTTCATTCGGAATGCCTTGCTCTGCATACAGGTTGAACTGGAATAGATCCGGATTGTAGAAGCTTTGCGGGGTCTGCACCAGACCAAGCTTGAACTTAGGGTCCATCTCGTCCTCTCGGCGAGGACGCCATACCTCATTCTCCTTAATAAACGTGGAGAGCATGAAATAGGGTACCGTTTTCATCAAAAAGGTGTGCTGTGGAATCATATCCGCATCAAAGGTTGCAATGAGCGGCGAAGAGCTTTTGCTCAATGCATTGTTCAGATTACCAGACTTGGCATCCTTGTTTCCGGGGAACCCCATATATCCCACGCCAAATTGTCTGGCAAGCTCCTCCACCTCAGGTCTTGCTCCATCGTCACAGAGATAGATATGAACCTTCTGCTTGTCCGGGTAATCCATGAACGTACAGGCATTAACGGTTTTATATAACAGATCAACAGGCTCATTATGCGTAGCAATAAATACATCCACATCCGGATAATACTCCGGCGGAACGATTGGAAAGTCGAGCTGTGTACGTTCTTTTTGCATTTTTTGAAAGAATAATTCAAAGGTTGTCAGTACGGTGACCGTTTCAGCAACAATCAACAGCATACCAAAAATGACGTTCAGAACGCCCTCACCCCATGGCAACGTAAAGAACGTACGCCATACCAAATAAATCGACATCAGGATCATCGTGATGACAAAAAAGATATTCTGCCTTTTTTCGTTTTGCACTACAACTGCTTCCTCCTTGCTGCAAATACCCATCTTCGCTGCAATTGGAAACTGAGCAGGAACAGCAAGGCATCACAGACGAATTTCGCCAATTTCTCATCTACGAAGAGAACGGTATGGAATATATATACTCCGGTACTGGACAGCAAGATCACTACTCCGCATAACGTCAGATAGCGCCATAGACTTCCCTGGCTATCCTCCTTGCGGAATACAAAGTATCTGTTCAGTACATAGTTGACCACAATGGAAATAACCCTCGCAATCACGGTTGCAAGCAGAATTCTTAAATAGTGTTGCTCACCCAACACGGGCCGCAACGCGTCGATCAAAAACCAGGCGATGCCCAAATCCACAACAGAACTGGCCACCGATGATGAAATGAACCGCAGGAAATTGGAGAACAACACCCCCATGACCCGAGCACTATCCTGGATCGCTTTAAAATGAGTGCCTGCATTGCCATTCTCATAAATGACTTGAATTGGCATCGTATGAATCGGTATGCCAGACTGAATGCACGAGATGAGCATCTGCAGCTCATATTCAAATCGAGTGCCGCGAACATCCTGCATAAACGCAAGTAACCCTGGACCG
This window contains:
- a CDS encoding bifunctional glycosyltransferase family 2/GtrA family protein, translated to MIRGRQNGETIILIPSLEPDERLPAYVRQLREYGFTNIVIVDDGSGEAYQSIFEELREDGCALLTHAENQGKGAALKTGFEYIGRQFDASSFVVTADSDGQHAAEDVYRIAQEARLHPDSLVLGVRNFSEGNIPPKSLLGNRMTSFIFAMLYGKKLSDTQTGLRAFGPGLLAFMQDVRGTRFEYELQMLISCIQSGIPIHTMPIQVIYENGNAGTHFKAIQDSARVMGVLFSNFLRFISSSVASSVVDLGIAWFLIDALRPVLGEQHYLRILLATVIARVISIVVNYVLNRYFVFRKEDSQGSLWRYLTLCGVVILLSSTGVYIFHTVLFVDEKLAKFVCDALLFLLSFQLQRRWVFAARRKQL
- a CDS encoding glycosyltransferase family 2 protein; amino-acid sequence: MQNEKRQNIFFVITMILMSIYLVWRTFFTLPWGEGVLNVIFGMLLIVAETVTVLTTFELFFQKMQKERTQLDFPIVPPEYYPDVDVFIATHNEPVDLLYKTVNACTFMDYPDKQKVHIYLCDDGARPEVEELARQFGVGYMGFPGNKDAKSGNLNNALSKSSSPLIATFDADMIPQHTFLMKTVPYFMLSTFIKENEVWRPRREDEMDPKFKLGLVQTPQSFYNPDLFQFNLYAEQGIPNEQDFFSREVNILRNASNAVAYTGSNTIISRQGMEDIGGFPLNTITEDFETSIRLQQEGYITYATQEVQAAGQTTTTVKSMIKQRIRWARGIIQSLQNTRAPISGKLPFWTRVTYLSSFLYWWSFFNRLIFILAPILFALFDFQIVNTTFWQILIFWLPSYFFYSVSMRYLSSNIRNQRWSQVIDTIFMPYLIWPVLLETLGIREKKFKVTNKSRASGRQWMSALLYALPHIFLLLLSIAAVIRYVNGKYGIALFFSSIIIFWLIHNMIALCYALFFMIGRRAYRETERIRAQEDVTIHDQANNLRYQAKTVDVSEQGIAFYVPYPIYLAEQKIISLVVKTDRYEANLDAVIVYVKQDGEGWRYSATVQPIDENDNRQYMQIIYDRKHSLPEQMNLWDTAYDDMLRNVKRRVVQPRSDQRKMPRLSLQLPVHFTNDASCTLRSFNYRFFSATGFHGDIAAGAVVTFYTKSNIEVILQHTGKTTAREREVLLSVENIDDIVEKGLIDQLLTDLIEPHSDRSTREG